Sequence from the Ochrobactrum sp. Marseille-Q0166 genome:
TGAGCTGCCATCGGATCGATGTCTGGGCTATAGTTCAGAAAGTCGCCGGGAAAACTGGGCTTTGTCGGATGGAGGCTCAACGGTCAATGTTTCTGCCGGGCGTATGATCAGCGCCAATAATGGCGAAGTGCTGGCCAGTATGGCGGCTGATGGGGCAGGGGTCGCCATGCTGCCTGTTTTCATCGTGGCGGAACATCTGCGCACGGGACGCCTTGTGCAAATTTTGCCGGAATGGTCACCGCCGCAACTCTGGCTCACGCTTTATTATCCGCCATTCCAGAAACTGCCTCCTCGTATTGCGGCCTTTTCGGATTTTTTCGAGCGTGAGATCAAGGCAATCGTCACGCGGATGGTTTGATGGTTGTATGAAAAGCGGTGATTTGATTTATTGATCGACGCGCGGTTTTGGGCTGCTTGACGCATCTCTTCTGCCTGATTGCGCCCTCATAAATACAATTTATTGACAAAATGACGATAAGCTGATGACATAAAGTTAATAAAATAAAAGGGACATTCTATGGTGCATGAGGCAGATCCGCAGAGCGGCTCAGATATTTTGCTGGCAATGCAAGAATCGGGTTTCGATGAAGTGTCGCTTCCGAAGCATCTGCGTTCCGTTGCATCCCTCGGCCCTATTGTATCTTCCTCACATCTTGCCGAAGGTGGTTCGCCGGGCATGTCAGAAGTCGAATACGGGCTTATTCTGGCATCCCACGCATTTTCGCGCTGGATGGTTCGCTGCATGGCGGCGGCAGGCTTGCCGGGATTGTCTCCCATTGAAGTTTTGATCCTTCATTCGATCCGGCATCGTGGCCGCGAGAAAAAACTCGCTGATATTTGCCTCGTGCTCGATATCGAAGATACGCATATCGCGACATACGCCATCCGTAAGCTGGAAAAGGCGGGGCTTTTGACCACTGGCAAAGCTTCCAAGGAAAAGACAGTCAAAATTACCGAGAAGGGTGCAGAGGCTTGCGCGCGCTATCGCGAGATTCGCGAGCGACTGCTTGTTGAATCAACAACCAATGCACGCCCTTCAGAAGAGACGTTGTCGGAGGTTGCGGCACTTCTGCGCTTCATGTCCGGTGCATTTAATCAGGCCACACGGTCGGCCATTACACTATAAGAGAGTTACTGGTTTGAGTGGAACTGTGTCCAAACCTCTGCTGACGGTTGAGGGTCTGAGTGTTGAATTCGGTGCCAATCGCGTCGTTAATGATCTGAATTTTTCTGTCTCCGCTGGTCGCACACTGGCTGTTGTTGGCGAATCTGGTTCGGGTAAGTCGATTACGTCGCTTTCGATCATGCGCCTTGCGGATATGAGCGGCGCAAAGTTTCCCGACGGACGCATTCTGTTTAATGGCCCTGAAGGTGAACGCGATCTGCTGAAAGTCGATCAGAAAGCAATGCGTGGCATTCGCGGCAAAGACATTGCGATGATCTTTCAGGAGCCAATGACGTCACTTAATCCGGTCTTCACCATCGGCAATCAGATTTCAGAAGTGCTGATGCTGCATGAAGGCATGTCGAAGAATGCCGCTCTGGCTGAAGGCAAGCGTTTGTTGGAGATGGTGCGTCTGCCGGATGCGGAAGGACTGCTCAAGCGTTACCCGCATCAGCTTTCCGGCGGTATGCGCCAGCGCGTTATGATCGCGATGGCACTTGCTTGCCGTCCAAAGTTGCTTATCGCTGACGAACCCACCACTGCACTCGATGTCACCATTCAGGCCCAGATTTTGCACATCATCAAAGATTTGCAGAAAGAGCTTGAAATGGCGGTCATTTTCATCACGCATGATATGGGCGTGGTGGCTGAAATGGCCGACGACGTTGTTGTCATGTGGAAGGGCAAAAAGGTTGAAGAAGGCCCAGTTGGCCGCATCTTCGAAGCGCCACAGCATCCTTACACACAGACGCTTCTGTCGGCCGTTCCGAAACTTGGCAGCATGACGGGCGAAGCGTTCCCGAAGCGCATGCCGGTGATGATGATGCGCGATGGTGTGCCTGTGCTGTCAGGCGAAGAGCGCATTCAGGACACGGCACATTATAACGGCAAGCCGCTTCTTGCCGTTGATGATCTTTATGTGCGCTTTCCGATCAAGAAGAATCTGTTTGGCAAAGTTACCCATGTCTGCAATGCAGTCTCGAAGGTTGCTTTCGACATTTATCCGGGTGAAACCCTCGCACTTGTTGGTGAATCCGGTTCTGGCAAGTCGACCATAGGACGCACGATCCAGCAGCTTCAATCGCCGCTTTCCGGCGATATTCGTTTTAACGGCAAAGCCTATTCGCAGATGAGCGCTCAGGAACGCTATGCGATGCGCCGCGAAGTGCAGTATATTTTCCAGGACCCATTTGCTTCGCTTGATCCGCGCAAGACTGTCGGCTTTTCCATTGCAGAGCCGATCCGCACCCATGGCCTTCTTGATAACAATAAAGCGATCAATGCGCGGGTGGCAGAATTGCTGGAACGTGTCGGTCTCGGTCCTGAACATGCTTCGCGTTATCCGCATGAGTTTTCCGGCGGCCAGCGTCAGCGTATCTGCATTGCACGCGCGCTTGCATCAAAGCCCAAGCTTATCATCGCCGATGAAGCACTCTCGGCGCTCGATGTTTCTATTCAGGCGCAGGTAATCAACCTGTTTATGGACCTCCAAAAAGATCAGGGTCTGGCCTATTTGTTCATCAGCCATGACATGGCGGTTGTTGAAAAGATGAGCCATCGCGTTGCTGTGCTTTATCTTGGGCAGATCATGGAGCTTGGCTCACGCCAACAGGTTTTTGAAACGCCTTCGCATCCTTACACGCAGCGTCTGTTGTCTGCCGTACCGGTTGCCGATCCTTCGACGAGGACCCAACGCGCAGCTCTGGAAGGTGAAATTCCAAGCACAACGCGCCGGATTGATGACAAGCCTGTCATTTACAATCATCGCGAAGTTTCACCAGGCCATTTCGTTGCTGAAAGCGCTTGATTTCCTAAACTTAAATGAAACCCAAAGGGGAAAATAATGATAAAGAAAGCACTGAAAGCCGCTCTTCTGGCTTCCGTTCTGTCGGCTGCCGTGATCGCATCGGCTCCGGCTTTCGCCGCAGGCAAGCTGACTGTTTCGTCGCCGCAAGACCCGGGCAGCTGGGACCCGATCGACACATTCCTCGTCAACTGGGCTTCGGTCGCAACCAATATTTTTGACGGCCTTGTTTATCGTGGCCCTGATCTTAAAATCGTACCGGGCTTGGCTTCGTCGTGGGAAGAACTCGATGAAGGCAAACGTATTCGCTTCAACCTGCGCGAAGGCGTGAAGTTCCACGATGGTGAACCATTCAACGCAGAAGCGGTGAAATTTACCTTTGATCGTCTGCTTGGTGAGGAAGGCGCGAAAGGTCCGCAGCGTTCCAATTATATCGCCATCGAAAAGATCGAAGTGATCGACGACAAGACGGTCGATTTTCACCTGAAGACACCTGATCCGGTTCTGATCACCAAGCTTGCTGGCTATGGCGCAATGATCGTTCCGCCGAAATATATCGCTGAAAAGGGCGAGGACTATTTCAACACGCATCCGGTTGGCACCGGCCCTTTCAAATTTGTGTCCTACGAACCAAAGGTCAATATCCAGCTTGAAGCCTTTGCTGATCACTGGGGCGGCGCACCGAAGATTTCAGAACTTGAATATCGCTTCATCACAGAACCTTCGACTGCCGTTGCTGAACTTCAGGCCGGCCGCGTTGATCTCGTTATCCCGCCAACCATTCCTATTGGCATGATCCCGACGATTGAAGGCGATGCAAACCTGGAATTGGTTACAACTGATGGCCCGACGGTTGATGCGCTGCGCTTTAACACGCGTGATGGCATCACAAAGGATGAGCGCGTTCGTAAAGCCCTGATTATGGCTGTTGATCGCGATGCGATCATCCAGTCGATCCTTGCTGGTCAGGCAGAGCCGATTGCCAGCTTCCAAGGCGCTTTGTCGTTTGGCTACGATCCTGAACTCAAGCCCCTGCCATACGACCCTGATCAGGCTAAGAAGCTCCTTGAAGAAGCAGGCGTTCAGCCCGGCGCAACGGTGCAGATTGACGTTCGTGGTAATGACGCGACTTTCAATGAAGTGACACAGGCTGTTGCAAGCTTCCTGCAGATGGTCGGCATCAATGCAACGATTAAGCCATATGACGTGAATGTGCTGCTGAACGATGTTATTCCACAGGGCAAGACTGGCGCTATGTTCCAGCAGAAATGGGGCGGCTGGACGTTTGATTATGATAACACCGCTTACTCGATGTATCATTCGGGTGAGAAGTGGAATCCGTATGAAGAGGACGAGCAACTCGACAAGATGCTCGAAGCGCAGCGCTCTGTTCTCGACCGTGGTGAGCGCGAAAAGATGCTTCAGGAAATCGCAAAATATGCGGCTGATAAGGCATATGAAATGCCACTTTATAGCTCCAAAGCGATTTTCGGCGTGAACAAGCGTGTGAAAAACTTTGTTCCAGCACCGGATAACCGTCTGCGTTTCACAGATGTAACCGTCGACTAATCAAAAATAATACGGCAAGCCGTTAACCGGCTTGCCGCTCTGTTTCGGAGGTGCTCAGGTGGCCGGATTTCTGATAAAACGAATTTTGCAGGCGTTGTTCGTGCTGATCGCGATGACGATGCTCGTCGCCTATGCGATTCGCCTGACGGGTGACCCAGCACTGATGTTGACGCAAGGTGCGGGTAGTGTCACAGAGGCTGATCTTGAGCGTATCCGTGAAGGACTTGGTTTGAACCAGCCGTTCCTCGTTCAGTACTGGCAATTCCTCAAAGGGTTGTTCACATTTGATTTCGGTCGCAGTTTTCTCGGCGGCACGCCTGTTTCTGTACTGGTTGGAAAAGCCTTGCCTGCAACGCTGATGCTTGCTTTTGCGTCGCTGTTTGTCTCGCTTGTGATTTCCATTCCACTCGGCATTAAAGCGGCTGTGTCCCGCGGTAAATGGGCGGATCAGCTTATTCGTGTTTGCTCACTGGTTGGCCTGTCGTTCCCGAATTTCTGGCTGGCCACGATGCTCGTTTTGCTTTTCGGTATTTCGCTGCAATGGTTGCCGCCAAGCGGTATGAGCGGCTTCTCAAGCTTCATTATGCCAGCAATGACGATGGGCATTATTCTGACCGCAACCAATGTGCGTCTGGTCCGTACGTCGATGCTCGAAACGCTGCAATCGCAATATATTATGGTGGCGCGTGCCAAAGGACTGAGCGAAAACAAAGTGCTCTACAAGCACGCTCTTCGTAATTGCGCGATCCCGCTGATTACATTCATTGGTCTTCAGTTTGGTGGTCTTTTCGGCGGCATCGTGGTCATTGAAAAAGTGTTCAATTGGCCGGGTATGGGCACACTTGCTTTTGATGCGGTTGGTGGCCGTGATTACCCGGTTCTTCAGGCAACAATTGCAATTTTGTCGATGATGATTATCGGCGTCAATCTTCTGGTAGACATAGCATATGGCCTTGTCGATCCGCGTATCCGGACGGAGTAGTGCAATGGCTACACAAGCGGTTAAAAAGACCTCAAACCTGCGGCTTTCGCGCTTTGCAAATCTGGAATTCATTGTTGGATTTCTGCTGACAGGCGGCATCTGTTTTGCGGTTATTTTCTCCAGCTCTCTCTTTCCCGCTGGTGCGAACAAGGTGGACCTTCTGGCGCGTTTGACGCCGCCCTTTGTTAATCCTGCGCATATTTTCGGAACCGATCCGCTCGGACGCGATGTTCTGGCACGTGTGATTATCGGCGGTAAAATTTCACTCTTTGTCGGCTTTGTATCGGTTATTGGTTCTGTGATCATTGGTACGATCATGGGGCTGGTTGCAGGTTATTATCGCGGCTTCTGGGACATGGCCTTGATGCGCTTTGTTGATGTGCAGCTTGCGATGCCATTCATCCTGCTTGCGATTACTTTCATGGCTATTCTCGGCGGCGGACTGGTTAACACGATCATCCTGCTGATTGTCTCGCAATGCGTTCAATATGCCCGGCTGGTGCGCGGTTCGGTATTGTCGCTGCGCGAGCGCGAATTTATCCTCTCAGCGCGTTCGATTGGCGTCAAAGACTGGCGTATTATCTTCCAGCATCTCCTGCCGAATCTGATGGGCCCTGTCATTGTTCTGATGACGCTCAATGTGGCCAATAACATTCTGCTTGAATCAAGCCTGACCTTCCTTGGTTTTGGTATTGATTCAACCATTCCAAGCTGGGGCGGAATGCTCGCTGATGGACGTACCTACCTCCAGACAGCATGGTGGGTAAGCCTGTTCCCGGGCCTTGCAATCCTCTTCACCGTGCTTGGCCTCAACCTTCTGGGTGATTGGCTGCGCGATAGTCTTGATCCTACAGGCAGGACTGCACGATGAGCGTGATTTTTGAAAAGACCTACCAGCGTTCAATTGATGTGCTGATCGAGCGCTTTGTAAAGTCGCAAATGCGTGGCGCGCGAGTTGAAGCCTGGCTGTTCGATGACCAACCCAGCCGTTTTGCTGCGGAAACGAAGCTGCGTGAGTTGGGCGTCGAAGCGTGTCTGCGTTCAGCCTATAAGCCGCTTCTGCATTTCTTTTTGGAAGAGGTAGACGGTGCTGAACTGACGGCTGCAACCGTTCGCTATCCGCGCCATGACAATTGCGTCGAGAACCGTTTCTTGCTGGAAACCTATCCACTGTCAGCACTTCTTCCAGAAGCAAAAATCAGCTTCAGTGCATCTGGCAAAGATGATTTTTTCTATGAAGTCGATTTGACGTTTGCCGATGGGCACAATGAAAGCCATCGCGTTTTCGCACCCAATCGCGTTCATGAAGATTTTATTGGTGAAACGCTTGTTTCACCGACCGGCTGGCTGGTCGTTGAACATGAAGGCCGCGTTGAAAGCGCACGCTTTGAGACCGATTATGAAAAGCTGTTTCACGATACGATTTCGACCATTGCGACCCATGACTGGGGCAGGGGTGAACCTTATTTCGAAGAGCTGAATATTTCGGTCAGTCTGCCGATTACCGACCGTCGCCTGCCTTTTGATGAGGAAGCGCTGAGCCTGACGGAAGCTCTGCACGAGGATATATATTTCTCGCTGCTGGAGGTCTTTCAGAAAAAGTCTGGTCGCCCTATTGGTGATCGTGGTTTGCAACCCGGGCAGATCATGCCGGAAGTCCGCTTCCATGATGCCGAGCCTATGGTGAAAGTCGAAACACGACCACTTGCAACAACTGATGCGCTGACTGCCGAGCAGGTTTTGGAAAATGCACAGGCACCGCTTTCCGCTGACCAGATACGCCGAGAAATTGCGAAGCTTGGCGGCTCGCCGTTTGACGCTAAGACGCGTGCAGGGCGAACCGTGCGGGCAACCTATGTTTCGGGCAGTAATTTGCCGATGATGATTAGTGCTGGCCAGCACGCCAATGAAACAACGGGGATTGTCGGCGCATTGCGCGCTGCAAACCGTCTAGTTGCACGCGATGGCGCACATTTCACAATCTCTCCGCAGGAAAATCCGGACGGCTATGAAATCCATAAGCGTCTTTGCGTTTTGCACCCGCATCATCTGCACCATGCCTCTCGTTATACGGCGCTGGGCGATGATCTCGAATATCGCAGCGGCGAAGGTCTTTTTGAGAAGGCGATCCGTGTAGAAGCAGAGGCCCTTACAAGTGCGAAGCTTCATGTCAATCTGCATGGTTATCCGTCGCATGAATGGACACGGCCACTGTCAGGCTATGTGCCACGTTCTTTTGCCATGTGGACGCTGCCAAAGGGCTTCTTCCTGATTATTCGCCACCATGCATCATGGGAAAAGCAAGCTGAACAATTAATGGATCATGTGACAAGGCACCTTGGTGCTATCGATGGTTTGCTTGATTACAACGATGCGCAGATCAGGCTTTTTGAGCAATATGCGGGCGAAACGGGTTTTCGCATTATCAATGGCTTCCCATGTCTGGTCGGCGTTGATGATCGCCATACGGTTCCGCTGACGCTGATTACGGAATATCCGGACGAGACGATCTATGGCGATGCTTTTGTAAAAGGTCATACCGCACAAATGGAAACTGTTGTCGCGGCTTATGAGGCTCTGCAATTGTTCCGTTTCGGATCAGCCCTAACCAGCTGATGTGACAGCGTTAAGTTGAAAGCAGAAAGCCGCCCCTCATAGAAAAGGTGCGGCTCTTTTTATTGTGTTTTTGAAGCTTAAACCGGAAGCCTTTGACGGACAAGCGTTGTCCAGTAAGAGCATCCCCATGCAATGACATCATCGTTGAAATCATATTTTGGATGATGAAGATTGGCGCTCGGGCCATTGCCGATGTTGATCATGGCGCCCGGTACTTCATTGAGCATGAAGGCAAAATCTTCGCCGCCGAGGGTCGCAGGCATATCGCGTGTAACCCGATCAGGGCCGGACACAGCCTCCGCTGCGAGAGCGGCCAGTTCTGTTTCATTCTCATGATTGACTGTCACAGGATAATTACGCTGATAATCCAGCGTGGCTTTTGCACCGAATGCATCGGCGATGCCTTGAACAGCTCGTGTAAGACGCTCTTCGACGTGATCGCGTACTTCTTCACGCAGGGTACGCACGGTGCCGGTCAGCTTGATCGACTGAGGAATAACGTTGAAAGCATCGCCACCATGGATTGTGGTGATCGAAATCACAGCAGAATCCAGCGGATCGATTGTGCGGGCAGTCAGGGTCTGGATCGCCTGAATAAGCGCTGCCGTCACCGGTATAGGATCAATCGTATGATGCGGCGATGCGGCGTGACCGCCAACCCCGTCGACCACGATGTCGATCACATCTACAGAGCCCATGATCGGACCCGAATTGATTGTGAAGTTGCCCACTGCCAGATTGGGGCGATTATGCATGCCATACACTTCGTTGACCGGCCAGCGCTTGAAAAGCCCATCGTCGATCATGGCCTTTGCACCCGCACCACCTTCTTCGGCAGGCTGGAAAATGACGATGACCGTGCCGTCAAAGGCCCGACTTTGAGCCAGTTCGCGCGCCGCGCCCAGAAGCATCGTGGTGTGACCATCATGACCACAGGCATGCATCTTACCGGGAACCTTCGATGACCATTCTGCACCAGTCTCTTCGAGAATTGGCAGCGCATCCATGTCAGCACGCAACGCAATAGCGCGGCCGGACTTGTTGGTTTGTCCGCGAATAACGCCAACCACGCCTGTGCGACCAATGCCGGTCACAACTTCATCGAGACCCGCTGCACGCAATGCTTCCGCCACTTTTTCGGCGGTACGGTTCACATCATAAAGCAGTTCCGGGTTTTCATGCAGATCACGGCGGAAAGCAACCAGATCGTCAAGCTGGTTCGAGGTCCAGTTTTCAACCGGCATATCAGGCTCCCTGTTGTTTGGTGTCGAGGCTGTATCGGAAGTCGCAATGGCTTGCGCCCTTCATGATGGTCTGTGTGCGCTCCAGCTTCATTTCTGGATTATAGCCGATGCAGAAATCACCATCGCGATTACAGGACAGCAGATGGCCGATATGACCAAGCCCCATATCGCGGTACATTTCTGAATAACGGCAACGCTTCACGTTAAAATCGAAATGATCCTTGCCCTGCGATAACACTTCGATTTCCAGCGCGTTATCTTTTGTCCACAGCGGCAAAATATCGGCAAAGTCCTGAAGATCGGGCGTCCGGCCAAGTTCTTCCGCAAAGTTCTTACCTTGTTCAATCGCTGACCTGGTAACAGCCTCACCGATTGCGGCCTGAGCTTCTTCCTCGCCTGACCGCTCGCGAAGAACCTCATAGACATTTTTCAGAACGAGCGCCTCGATGCGGCGGCGCTCGAGAATTGGCATTTGATTCATGGATCTACCTTTCACATGAATATTGATTGGTATGTTCAGAGATTGGGCTCGGTAAGGTCCTTGCGTCGCAGCCATGCGAGATAAAAGGGTGCGATCTTCCGCGCGATTTTATGGAAAGGCAGCGGCGCCTGCTCTGAGAACGGCAATGCAAGTTCCTGAACCGGCTCCCCATCCAGTGCTCGCGCCAGCTCTCGCCCAAGTGCTGTGCCGAGGGCCACCCCGCGGCCATTGCAACCGATCCATGCCCAGCCATCGGTGCCGAGCTGATGGACACGCGGAAAACGGTCCCATGTCATGCCGATATAGCCGCTCCAGACATGGGTCATTTCGGGCTGCCCAAGCGCTGGGAAAGCCTCTGCCAGATTGCGCGCAGCCTTGTGCTTCACACGTTCTGCAACATTGTAGTCGCCCATGACCACACCGCCGGTAATCAGACGATTGCGCGCATCATAACGGAAGAACCGCAGGTCGCCACGTGTATCGGATACCGCCTGACGGCCGAGAAGAATTGTTGCACGGAGGTTGTCGCTGAGTGGTGCCGTTGCCATCTGCCACGAGAGAACGGGCACGATGCTACGTGCCAGACGTGGCGCCAGTTTTTCACGCAATTCACCCGTATAGGCGTTGGTTGCGAGCAGAAAGCCTTTTGCACGAACCGTCGCGTTTTCGGTGCGTACTTCCCAATGATCGCCCTTGCGTTCATAGGAAATGACCGGGCTTTGTTCATGGATAGTTGCACCATGGCATTCGGCTGAGGCTGCAAGGCCACGGGCCAGAGCCAGCGGATTGATATGGCCGCCAGTCGGGTTGAACATGCCGCCATACCAGAAATCGCTGCCTAGCAGCTTGGCGGTCGCAGCACAATCAAGATATTCTGCCGGAAACCCAAACCGCTTCCATGCTTCGACACGCGCTTGTGATAGCTTGATCCGTCCTGGTGAATGCGCAGGCTGGAACCAGCCGGTTTGCTCTGCTTCCGCTGCGATGTTCTCCTCACGCACGATGGAAAACAAAATATCCGCACTGTTGCCAATCAGCTTTGCAAAACGCTCACCGGATGTTCCGTAACGTTTGGCGATAGCATCAGGTTCGGCGGCGGTCATGGTGGGAATGACTTGGCCATTGTTGCGTCCGGATGCTCCCCAGCCGACTGCTTTGCCTTCAAGCAAAATGACACGCTTGCCGCGCTTGGCGAGGTGTAAGGCTGCTGATAGGCCCGTGAAGCCGCCGCCAACGATAACGACATCTGCTTCAGCATCGCTTATCAAGGGCTTTGCAGGCGGACGGCTTGGGGCTGTTGCGGCCCAGATTGATGGTGGGAACTGGATGTTTTCCATAATGTCTGGCGCTTTCATTCTGCGCTGGTCGAGCGAGGAGGCGTCCAGTTTTTGCCGGGAATGGAGGCAAGCAGACGCTGCGTATATTCATGCTGCGGATTGGCAAAGACTTCAGCCGTTAGCCCGGCTTCCGCGATTTCACCCTTCGACATCACGATAATTCGGTCGCAAAGCTGTGCTGCAACACGCAGATCGTGCGTTACAAAGAGAAGCGAGAGGTTGAGCCTTTCGCGCAGATCAGCCAGCAGGCGCAGTACTTGTGCCTGAACCGAGACATCGAGTGCGGAAACCGGCTCATCTGCCACGATAATGCGTGGCTCCAGAGCCAGTGCACGGGCGATGCCGATACGTTGGCGCTGACCGCCGGAGAATTCATGCGGAAAGCGATCCGCGGCAGAAGGTGAAAGCTCAACCAGTTCGAGCAGTTCACGGGCTTTGGCATGGGCCTGTTTTTTTGGCACGCCATGAACAATTGGCCCTTGTGCAATCAGATCAACGACGCGTCGACGCGGGTTGAGTGAAGCCATCGGGTCCTGAAAGACCATCTGGATATCTTTGCGCATGGCGCGAACTTCGCGTGCGCTGGCGCTGAGAAAATCACGGCCATTCACATCGACTTTGCCACTGTCGGCCTCAAGCAGTCTTGTCACGATCCGTGAAACTGTGGTTTTTCCCGATCCGCTTTCGCCAACAACGCCCAGTGTTTCACCCTGTCGAAGTTCAAACGACAAGTCTTTGACAGCAGGCACGGCACTGCGCTTGCCGCTGAACAAACCACCCTGCGCCTTGAATGTCTTGCGAAGATTGCTGGCCTTGAGAATGACAGGCAGACTATTGCCGGATGATGTGACTTCTGGCGGCGTCAGTGCGGGAACTGATGCGATCAGCGCCTTGGTGTATGGATGCTGCGGATGATTGAGGACCTGTTCGGCAGGGCCTTCTTCAACGAGCTCACCAAGACGAAGCACCGCAACACGATCCGCGATTTCTGCCACCACGCCAAAATCGTGGGTGATGAACAGGATACCCGTATTGTGTTCGCGCTGAAGATCGCGGATCAGCTTGAGAATTTGCGCTTGCGTTGTAACATCAAGTGCAGTTGTGGGTTCATCGGCAATGATAAGGCGCGGTTTCAGAATAAGCGCCATGGCAATCATGACGCGCTGGCGCTGACCACCGGAAATCTGGTGCGGATAGGCATTATAAGCCGATTGCGGGTCAGGGATTTTGACTTCCCCCAACATGTCGAGCACGGCAGCACGCCGTTCCTTGCGACCAAGCTTGGTATGAAGCCGCAGCACCTCATCAATTTGCCAGCCCACTGTCTTTTGCGGGTTGAGTGCCGTCATAGGTTCCTGAAAAATCATCCCGATACGGTCGCCGCGCAGCTTTTTCATATCGGCTTCGCTCAGCGAATAAAGGTCGGTGCCTTCGAGCTTGATTGAGCCGTTTGTAACGCGCACATGTGGCTCTGGCAGAAGCCGCATGATGGCACCCGCCGACAGGGACTTGCCCGAGCCGCTTTCACCCACAAGACAGACGATTTCACCCGGCTTGATGGTCAATGTCAGGTCCTGCAAGGCGTAGCGGCGATCCGCCCCCTTGGGCAGGGCGATTTGCAGGTTCTGAATTTCGAGAACGGGAGCCGCAGTCATTTCTTCTTCTGCCTTGGGTTGAGCGCGTCGTTAAGCCCTTCGCCGAGCAGGCTGAAAGAAAGCACGGTGAGCAGAATGGCAATGCCGGGAATAACCGAACAGAACCAGTCGGTGCGCAACACGGCACGGCCTTGACCGATCATGTTGCCCCAGCTCGCATAATTGGGATCGCCGAGGCTTAGAAACGCCAAAGCACTTTCCATGAGAATAGAGGTCGCCATGACCACCGACGCAAAAACCACGACCGGCGGCAAGGCATTGGGTAGAATTTCACGGAAGATAATCGACAGGTTTCCGACACCGAGATTGCGCACAGCGTCAACAAATTCGCGCTTACGCAGAGCCATAAATTCGGCGCGGACCATACGCGCAGGCGCGGTCCATGAAACAATGCCAATACAGATGATGATGTTCTCGATAGAGGAACCGAAAATTGCCACCAGTGTTAGCAGCAGTACAAAGCTTGGCACGGTCTGGAAGGCTTCCGTCACACGCATGAGCGCATCGTCGATCCAGCCGCCGTAATAGCCTGCAACTGCGCCAATGATGATGCCAATGACAATCGAAATCATGGTGGCAATAACACCAATCAGCAGCGAAATGCGCGCACCGTGAAATATTCCCGCCATGATGTCTCGCCCGAGCTGATCGGTTCCCAGGGGCGTTGCAGCATT
This genomic interval carries:
- a CDS encoding ABC transporter permease — translated: MTSQDLTLPRPQASRARILWQRFSRNRAAVLGLILFIAVVFIAVFADVITPGDPLRRVGEPLTWPFVNAATPLGTDQLGRDIMAGIFHGARISLLIGVIATMISIVIGIIIGAVAGYYGGWIDDALMRVTEAFQTVPSFVLLLTLVAIFGSSIENIIICIGIVSWTAPARMVRAEFMALRKREFVDAVRNLGVGNLSIIFREILPNALPPVVVFASVVMATSILMESALAFLSLGDPNYASWGNMIGQGRAVLRTDWFCSVIPGIAILLTVLSFSLLGEGLNDALNPRQKKK